From the Thermodesulfovibrionales bacterium genome, one window contains:
- a CDS encoding fused MFS/spermidine synthase: MHLLILISFLFSGLSALVYEVVWTRALSLILGSTVYSLSIMLATFMAGLAAGSYIGGMIADRSSGKGSGTLLFYYGLSETGIGISGILSIPLIYTLPSLYFKLYLFLRDYTTLFFFSQFLLASMVMIIPTILMGFTFPIVSKILTERLENLGKWVGSAYSFNTVGAIFGSLLAGFVFIPSFGLKATALIAGLFNFIIGIVFIYLSKKIRTLLPLFFLFIFSLYPFLKASPSDYFATFYMLRRFESLEQLRSSEASYRVLYEKDHPQGFVRAYLDENGFVTLQHGGKMEGTAFTDVPNTLFLVELPVRALRDKPEDILVIGLGAGVTTWIAGRHAPYVDVVEINPAVVEIVRKFGIPETLKNKNLYINDARRYLLYNEKKYDIITSEPSVPSEAMAANLFTKEFYEIASKRLKPHGIMAQWVPGWIFTRDELRSCIKTFRMVFPYVYVYKVKASRDFIMLGSQLPLESVPQTGILLPSYLPPMLEEMKKIRGIEPLFDIELVRTAESVREILEMAHIPVITDDRPLIEFWATRNFLKFWVRQ, from the coding sequence ATGCATCTATTAATCCTAATATCCTTTCTTTTTTCTGGCCTGAGTGCCCTTGTCTATGAAGTGGTCTGGACAAGGGCACTGAGTCTAATACTCGGCTCCACTGTATATAGCCTCTCAATAATGCTTGCAACATTTATGGCAGGCCTTGCTGCTGGCTCCTATATTGGTGGAATGATTGCGGATAGGAGTTCTGGCAAAGGCTCAGGTACTCTACTATTTTACTACGGCCTTTCTGAGACAGGAATAGGTATTTCTGGAATCCTGAGCATACCTCTTATATACACTCTTCCATCCCTTTATTTTAAGCTCTATCTATTCTTAAGAGATTATACGACCCTGTTTTTCTTCTCTCAGTTTCTTCTTGCCTCAATGGTAATGATTATTCCAACAATTCTTATGGGTTTTACCTTCCCTATTGTCTCAAAGATACTGACAGAGAGGCTTGAGAACCTCGGTAAGTGGGTTGGAAGTGCCTATTCTTTCAATACAGTGGGTGCCATATTCGGCTCTCTACTTGCTGGATTTGTCTTTATACCCTCCTTTGGCTTAAAGGCTACGGCCCTTATTGCAGGCCTGTTTAATTTCATTATTGGCATAGTTTTTATATACCTGTCAAAAAAAATTAGAACACTCCTACCTTTGTTTTTTCTCTTTATATTCAGTCTTTATCCCTTTTTAAAGGCGAGCCCCTCAGATTATTTTGCAACCTTCTACATGCTTAGGAGATTTGAGAGCCTTGAGCAGCTGAGGAGTTCAGAGGCATCTTACAGGGTTCTTTATGAAAAGGACCATCCTCAGGGTTTTGTCCGTGCCTATCTTGATGAAAATGGATTCGTTACCTTACAGCACGGTGGAAAGATGGAAGGAACAGCCTTTACAGATGTGCCCAATACCCTCTTTCTTGTTGAACTTCCGGTAAGGGCGCTAAGAGATAAACCTGAGGATATCCTTGTAATAGGTCTTGGAGCCGGTGTTACAACCTGGATTGCTGGCAGACATGCACCTTATGTAGATGTTGTGGAGATAAATCCTGCTGTTGTGGAGATTGTGAGAAAGTTTGGAATACCTGAGACACTCAAAAATAAAAATCTTTATATAAATGATGCAAGAAGATATCTTCTTTATAATGAAAAAAAATACGACATAATAACCTCAGAGCCCTCTGTTCCATCAGAGGCAATGGCTGCAAATCTCTTCACAAAGGAGTTTTATGAGATTGCCTCTAAAAGACTAAAACCACATGGAATAATGGCTCAGTGGGTTCCCGGATGGATATTTACAAGGGATGAGTTGAGGTCATGCATAAAGACTTTCAGAATGGTCTTTCCTTATGTGTATGTTTATAAAGTAAAGGCATCAAGAGACTTTATAATGCTTGGCTCACAGCTACCTCTTGAATCAGTGCCCCAGACAGGTATACTCCTGCCATCCTATTTGCCTCCTATGCTTGAGGAGATGAAAAAAATTCGTGGTATAGAACCACTCTTTGATATTGAGCTCGTAAGAACGGCAGAATCAGTAAGAGAGATACTTGAAATGGCTCATATACCAGTTATAACAGATGACAGGCCCCTTATTGAGTTCTGGGCAACAAGAAATTTTCTTAAATTCTGGGTCAGACAATGA